Proteins found in one Pseudomonas marvdashtae genomic segment:
- a CDS encoding amino acid permease: MPVGNHLPHGETAQGGPLKRELGERHIRLMALGACIGVGLFLGSAKAIEMAGPAIMLSYIIGGLAILVIMRALGEMAVHNPVAGSFSRYAQDYLGPLAGFLTGWNYWFLWLVTCVAEITAVAVYMGIWFPDVPRWIWALAALVSMGSINLIAVKAFGEFEFWFALIKIVTIIAMVIGGVGIIAFGFGNDGVALGISNLWTHGGFMPNGVSGVLMSLQMVMFAYLGVEMIGLTAGEARNPQKTIPNAIGSVFWRILLFYVGALFVILSIYPWNEIGTQGSPFVMTFERLGIKTAAGIINFVVITAALSSCNGGIFSTGRMLYSLAQNGQAPAGFAKTSSNGVPRRALLLSIAALLLGVLLNYLVPEKVFVWVTSIATFGAIWTWAMILLAQLKFRKSLSASERAALKYRMWLYPLSSYLALAFLVLVVGLMAYFPDTRVALYVGPAFLVLLTVLFYTFKLQPTGDTQGSVRSVS, encoded by the coding sequence ATGCCTGTCGGCAATCATCTGCCCCATGGCGAGACCGCTCAGGGTGGTCCGCTCAAACGTGAACTCGGCGAGCGGCATATCCGCTTGATGGCGCTCGGCGCTTGCATCGGTGTCGGGTTGTTCCTCGGTTCGGCCAAGGCCATCGAGATGGCGGGTCCGGCGATCATGCTGTCCTACATCATTGGCGGCCTGGCGATCCTGGTGATCATGCGCGCCCTCGGCGAGATGGCCGTGCATAACCCGGTGGCCGGTTCGTTCAGTCGTTATGCCCAAGATTACCTTGGCCCATTGGCAGGCTTCTTGACCGGCTGGAACTACTGGTTCCTGTGGCTGGTGACCTGTGTGGCGGAAATCACCGCGGTGGCGGTGTACATGGGCATCTGGTTTCCCGACGTGCCCCGCTGGATCTGGGCCCTGGCCGCGCTGGTCAGCATGGGCTCGATCAACCTGATCGCCGTCAAGGCCTTCGGCGAGTTCGAGTTCTGGTTCGCCCTGATCAAGATTGTCACCATCATTGCCATGGTCATCGGCGGCGTCGGCATCATCGCCTTCGGTTTCGGTAACGACGGCGTGGCCCTGGGCATCTCCAACCTCTGGACCCACGGCGGCTTCATGCCCAACGGCGTCTCCGGCGTGTTGATGTCCCTGCAAATGGTGATGTTCGCCTACCTGGGCGTGGAGATGATCGGCCTGACCGCTGGCGAAGCGCGCAACCCGCAGAAGACCATCCCCAACGCCATCGGCTCGGTGTTCTGGCGGATCCTGCTGTTCTACGTCGGTGCGTTGTTCGTGATCCTGTCGATCTATCCGTGGAACGAAATCGGCACCCAGGGCAGTCCATTTGTGATGACCTTCGAGCGCCTGGGCATCAAGACCGCCGCCGGCATCATCAACTTCGTGGTGATCACCGCCGCGCTGTCCTCCTGCAACGGCGGGATCTTCAGCACCGGCCGCATGCTCTACAGCCTGGCGCAGAACGGCCAGGCACCGGCCGGTTTCGCCAAGACCTCCAGCAATGGCGTGCCGCGCCGCGCGTTGCTGCTGTCCATCGCCGCCTTGCTGCTGGGCGTGTTGCTCAACTACTTGGTGCCGGAAAAAGTCTTCGTCTGGGTCACCTCTATCGCCACCTTTGGCGCGATCTGGACCTGGGCGATGATCCTGCTGGCCCAGCTCAAATTCCGCAAAAGCCTCAGCGCTTCCGAGCGAGCCGCGCTGAAATACCGCATGTGGTTGTACCCGCTCAGCTCATACCTGGCGCTGGCGTTCCTGGTGTTGGTGGTGGGCCTGATGGCGTACTTCCCGGACACGCGCGTGGCGCTGTACGTCGGCCCGGCGTTCCTGGTGTTGTTGACGGTGTTGTTCTACACCTTCAAGTTGCAACCGACCGGTGATACGCAGGGTTCGGTGCGTTCGGTTTCGTAA
- a CDS encoding glucosyltransferase domain-containing protein: MCRFFTIKILTQREVLLFFLAANFLYIFPLVQADYFYNDDNWRTFATGENWSEEGRVVIEIFYNLISFGSTAPDLFPLPLFIAVVGISLSLRALTFFYFQRPSVVQCLVVLPIWYNPYFLQNLTYRYDGPVMALGMAALIYALIWPSDRVWRHVWGPGLLIGLALSIYQVFIGFFIALCCLEVIRLVWERKSSVWVLNFVARKFLAIGIGVLVYYLTAHQLMSGSRQVLLPMEVNSLLEIRDRLLSLQQMFDAGGTGGLRPLAWGAVVLALVGYVWAGVRLLLCPEQRWLKMLLLVFYVLSIPVLLFCIPGVTLLFAEFNGGARTFVAFSVLLVLIFFLCLRVLVCIHQRLGFFLFVPVLAMLSFSFSYGRILLLQKEQESAVLASLVYDITHSSLYEKNHIYLIPELSANWLPAASAAFAAMPVLKQVLGVDYVLMLGPLRRGGIADVYLARDRQVIASIRRGDHPSVMSTLFYDLYVIADSGYIFMKKVEGNPYAISELCLIADIERCR; the protein is encoded by the coding sequence ATGTGCCGGTTCTTCACGATAAAAATCTTGACGCAACGGGAGGTGTTGCTGTTTTTTCTGGCGGCGAATTTTCTTTATATCTTTCCCTTAGTGCAGGCTGACTATTTTTATAACGATGACAACTGGCGGACGTTTGCGACCGGAGAGAACTGGAGTGAGGAGGGACGAGTTGTTATTGAGATTTTTTACAACCTTATTTCGTTTGGTTCGACGGCGCCAGATCTGTTCCCGTTGCCGCTTTTCATTGCTGTGGTAGGAATCTCATTGTCGTTAAGGGCTCTGACGTTTTTCTATTTTCAGCGACCAAGTGTTGTCCAGTGTCTGGTGGTTCTACCTATTTGGTACAACCCTTACTTTCTACAGAACCTGACCTATCGCTACGATGGACCGGTTATGGCGTTGGGGATGGCGGCACTCATTTATGCTCTTATTTGGCCATCCGACCGGGTCTGGCGACATGTTTGGGGCCCTGGACTGTTAATAGGACTGGCTCTGTCAATCTACCAAGTATTCATTGGTTTTTTCATCGCGCTGTGTTGCCTGGAAGTCATTCGATTAGTTTGGGAAAGAAAATCTTCGGTTTGGGTGTTGAATTTTGTTGCGCGAAAATTCTTGGCGATTGGAATCGGCGTGCTGGTGTATTACTTAACTGCTCACCAACTTATGAGCGGGTCACGACAGGTGTTGTTGCCTATGGAGGTTAATAGTTTGTTGGAAATTCGCGACCGATTGTTGTCTCTACAACAGATGTTCGATGCTGGTGGGACCGGAGGTTTACGGCCGTTAGCGTGGGGGGCAGTGGTGTTGGCTCTGGTCGGATATGTATGGGCAGGGGTGAGACTTTTATTGTGCCCCGAACAGCGTTGGCTCAAGATGCTATTGCTGGTTTTTTATGTGTTATCGATTCCGGTATTGTTGTTCTGTATCCCAGGGGTCACGTTATTATTTGCCGAATTCAACGGTGGTGCCCGAACCTTCGTGGCATTTTCTGTTTTACTCGTATTGATTTTTTTTCTTTGCTTACGGGTCTTGGTATGTATCCATCAGCGTCTGGGGTTTTTTTTGTTTGTCCCGGTACTTGCGATGTTGTCATTTTCTTTCTCATACGGTCGGATCCTCTTACTGCAAAAAGAACAGGAGTCGGCGGTGCTGGCCTCGCTGGTTTATGACATCACCCATTCGTCTCTGTATGAAAAGAACCATATTTATTTAATACCCGAGTTGAGTGCCAACTGGCTCCCGGCGGCCAGCGCCGCATTCGCTGCGATGCCAGTCCTGAAACAAGTGCTCGGTGTGGATTATGTGTTGATGCTGGGTCCCTTGCGGCGAGGGGGGATAGCAGACGTTTATCTTGCCAGGGATCGACAAGTAATCGCCTCAATTCGGCGAGGGGATCATCCGTCGGTCATGTCCACTTTGTTCTATGACCTCTATGTTATTGCCGACAGCGGATATATTTTCATGAAAAAGGTCGAGGGCAATCCCTATGCCATATCCGAGTTGTGTTTGATAGCCGATATCGAACGTTGTCGCTAA
- a CDS encoding GtrA family protein, whose product MKGFSALMVIALVNGLIHCQVFFLLYGAVGLTQANSNLAAFGVAAAFSFYVNALFIFEPGEPWRGYLLFNGLMGIASYGIGSIGDALSSPGWLAVALYFLLKLTTGYSLFRFKLLRDAQQL is encoded by the coding sequence ATGAAGGGTTTCTCCGCGTTGATGGTGATCGCGCTGGTCAATGGATTGATCCATTGCCAGGTTTTTTTCCTGCTGTATGGCGCTGTTGGACTGACTCAGGCGAACAGTAATCTCGCGGCGTTCGGCGTGGCGGCGGCGTTTTCGTTTTATGTGAATGCGCTTTTCATCTTCGAGCCCGGAGAGCCGTGGCGCGGCTATCTGCTGTTCAATGGTTTGATGGGCATCGCGAGCTATGGGATTGGCTCGATCGGCGATGCTTTGAGTTCGCCTGGCTGGCTGGCGGTAGCTTTGTATTTCTTGCTGAAACTGACGACGGGCTACAGCTTGTTCCGGTTCAAGTTGCTTCGTGACGCTCAGCAGCTATGA
- a CDS encoding glycosyltransferase family 2 protein encodes MKISLVVPVFNEEQTLELFYKSVRQHPALAGYSVEIVFINDGSADQTGFLARDIALADNLVVFIELSRNFGKEPALFAGIEHASGDVVIPMDVDLQDPLDVIPRLIAEWEKGAEVVLAKRRDRSSDSYLKRGCAALFYRLLDRIASPHIERNVGDFRLIDRKVVEVIKTLPEYQLFMKGVLSWAGFNTVIIEYDRAGRAAGSSKFNGWKLWNLALEGITSFSTVPLRLWTYVGGCISFLSLVYAGYMVLNKLFFGNDLPGYPSLMTAILFLGGVQLIGIGVLGEYIGRIYLETKHRPRYVIREMIRGGQPKRGDEACAGSSR; translated from the coding sequence ATGAAAATCTCGCTGGTTGTGCCGGTGTTCAACGAAGAGCAAACCCTTGAACTGTTCTACAAAAGTGTTCGCCAGCATCCAGCGCTGGCCGGCTATAGCGTCGAGATCGTGTTTATAAACGATGGCAGCGCGGACCAGACTGGTTTTCTGGCTCGCGACATTGCGCTGGCCGATAACTTGGTCGTGTTCATCGAACTCTCTCGAAATTTCGGTAAGGAGCCAGCGTTGTTTGCCGGGATCGAGCACGCCAGTGGCGATGTGGTGATTCCAATGGACGTGGATTTGCAAGATCCCCTCGACGTTATTCCTAGGTTGATCGCAGAGTGGGAGAAGGGCGCCGAGGTGGTGCTGGCCAAGCGTCGCGATCGTTCATCTGATAGTTATCTCAAGCGTGGATGCGCTGCGCTGTTCTATCGCCTGCTTGATCGAATCGCCTCTCCTCATATCGAGCGCAACGTGGGTGATTTTCGCCTGATAGACCGCAAGGTCGTGGAGGTGATAAAGACCCTTCCCGAATATCAGCTGTTCATGAAGGGCGTGCTGTCGTGGGCCGGGTTTAATACCGTGATCATCGAATACGACCGCGCCGGTCGCGCCGCTGGCAGCAGCAAATTCAACGGCTGGAAGTTGTGGAACCTGGCGCTCGAAGGCATCACTTCGTTCAGCACCGTGCCGTTGCGGTTGTGGACTTATGTCGGCGGTTGCATCTCGTTTTTGTCGCTGGTTTATGCCGGGTACATGGTGCTTAACAAGCTGTTCTTTGGGAATGATCTGCCCGGTTATCCATCGTTGATGACGGCGATTTTGTTTTTGGGTGGGGTGCAACTGATCGGCATTGGTGTGTTGGGTGAGTACATTGGGCGGATCTATTTGGAAACCAAACATCGACCACGGTATGTCATCAGGGAAATGATCCGCGGCGGGCAACCCAAGAGAGGAGATGAAGCATGTGCCGGTTCTTCACGATAA
- a CDS encoding GtrA family protein, whose translation MNVFRSAFFTYSLVGLANTLLHWQIFFVLRVAVGLDQSISNLAAFGIAASFSYYLNALYTFEAKLSVTGYMVFLCAMGALSYAVGYLGDRWRLHGLLTVAVFSLLSLVFGFLLSRFVVFRGHRP comes from the coding sequence ATGAACGTGTTCCGGAGCGCTTTTTTTACTTACTCATTGGTCGGCCTCGCCAATACACTGCTTCATTGGCAAATATTTTTTGTGCTGCGCGTGGCGGTCGGTCTCGATCAGTCGATCAGCAATCTTGCTGCGTTTGGTATAGCGGCTTCGTTTTCCTATTACCTCAATGCGCTCTATACCTTCGAGGCCAAACTCTCGGTGACGGGATACATGGTTTTCCTCTGCGCCATGGGAGCGCTTAGTTATGCCGTGGGGTATCTGGGAGATCGTTGGCGGCTCCATGGATTGCTGACGGTGGCGGTATTTTCGCTGCTGAGTTTGGTTTTCGGTTTCCTGCTCTCTCGGTTCGTGGTGTTTCGTGGACACCGCCCATGA